The DNA segment TTTGTGAAAGGTGAAGTTGCTTAGCAAGGCTAGCGATTGTGTGCGTGCATTCCTGCTGACGCGCAAGATAGATCAGCACACGAAAACCATAATCAGTAAATTTATTAATTTGCATTGCAACTCCTTAGGTGGCGCATTGTAGTCTATTTCACCACTTCTTGCTAGATTATGGCTTATTGATAAATAATCACTTGCCAGCCTAGCATTAAAGATGTATTTTAAATACATCTTTAATAAACCAAAAGGACTTTTTATGTCATTAACAGCAAATCAAATTGAATTAGTGAAAGCCACTGTGCCAGTGCTACGTGAAAACGGTGTTGCGCTCACTTCTTATTTTTATAACAGAATGCTCACCAATCACCCTGAATTAAAACAAGTGTTTAACCTTGGACACCAACGCAGCGGTGCGCAGGCGCGTTCTTTAGCGAATGCGGTATTAGCTTATGCGGAAAATATTGAAAATCCAGCCGTGCTATTGCCAGCAGTTGAGTTAATGGCGCATAAACACGTCAGTCTTGATATTCAAGCCCCTGATTATGCCATTGTGGGCAACAACTTACTTCATTCGATTAGTGAGGTATTGCAAATTTCAATGGACGATCCATTAATTGAAGCTTGGACAGCAGCCTACAATCAATTAGCGGATATTTTGATTAGCACAGAAAAAGCCATTTATGACGAGCATCAGCAAACTAAAGGTAGCTGGTTAGGCTGGCGTAAATTCAAAATTGCCAAGAAAGTAGAAGAAAGCAGTGAAATTACCTCTTTCTATTTGCAGCCTGTTGATGGCGGCGATTTGCCAACTTATAAAGCGGGGCAATATATCTCAGTGCGTGTTTTCGTTCCAGAATTAGGCTTAAAACAGCCGCGTCAATATACCCTTTCTGATAATCCAAAATCAGACTATTTACGCATTTCAGTAAAACGTGAAGATCCAAAAGGTGAGCTAGCAGGCGGCTGGGTTTCTACCACCTTGCACGGATTAAATGAGGGTGATGAAATTGAAGCCACTGCGCCAACAGGCAACTTCTTCTTAATTGATAGCCAAAAACCAAATGTGTTTATCAGTGGTGGTGTGGGCTTAACTCCTATGATTGCAATGCTTAACCAGTTAGTAGAGCAAAATGTACCTTCTCCTGTGAGCTTTATCCACGCTTGTCGTAATGCCGATGTACACGCAATGAAAGCACACGTTGATGGGGTAAAAGCACAATATCCAAATGTTAGCACCTTTACCGTTTATGAAGTGGAAGATGCGCAAGCAGACGCCACAGGTCGTTTAGATTTAAGCCAAATTCCAACCGCACTTTTACCGAAAGACGCAGATTACTACCTGTGTGGCCCAATGGCATTTATGCAAGCACAGTACAAATCTTTAGTAGATTTAGGTGTGCCAGCAGAGCGAATCCATCTTGAAGCCTTTGATACGGGCGGGATTAAATTAAGCTAATTTAGCGAAAATATCACAAATAAAAAATCTGCATCTTAGATGCAGATTTTTTTATTTTTTCGTTCAAGAAATAATGGCAGATTATTCCACCAAATAGCTCGCTGCTTTCACCACAATATCAATGGCGTTTTGTTCGGTTTGATGAATGGTTTCTTCATTTGGGATTTCTTGCTGTGTGCGGTTTACAATCGCACCAGCCACCATACCAGCACGCAAGCCTAAAGCAGAACACATTGTAAATAAGGTGGCACTTTCCATTTCATAGTTCATTACATTTAGCTCTTGCCATTGCTTTAATGAACCTTGATAGTGGCGGTAAATTTTGCCAGTGTAAGTGTCGTAGCGCTCTTGCCCTGGGTAGAACGTATCTGATGACGCAGTGATACCAATATGCACTTTCGCTTTATCATTTTCTAATGCCGCTTTGTGAAGCATTGAAGTACAAGTAAAGTCCGCTACCGCTGGATATTCTAATGGCGCAAAATGACGGCTTGCCCCATCTAAACGCACCGCTCCCGTAGTGATCAAAATATCGCCCACATTAATATGTGGCTGGATCGCGCCCGTTGTCCCTATGCGTAAAAAAGTACGTACACCTAATTGAGCTAATTCTTCGACAGCAATGGAAACGGAAGGTCCTCCAATGCCAGTGGAACATACAACCACCGCTTTGCCATTGAGATAACCTAACCAAGAGGTGAATTCTCGGGTGGCTGCAAGAAATTTAGGGCTGTCTAATAAGCTTGCAATACGCTCAACACGCTCTGGTGCTCCCGGCACAATAGCAAGTTCAGCCCCTTCTAACATTGCTTTCGTTAAGCCTAAGTGAAATACATCAGACATAATGACTCCTATTTTAGTTATAAATGAATGAGTTATGGAGTAATATCACGCAAAATTGGATTTTGCATTGAAATCAAGGTTTCGGTAGATTGAATTTCATCAATCAACTGAATTTTGGTTGCGAGTACGGAATGAAGCTCTGCAATGGTGTGGGTCATCACCTTAATAAAAATGGAATAATTCCCCGTGGTGTAATAAGCTTCCACCACTTCTTCAAATTTTTCTAATTTCGCGATCACCTTATCGTAGTCTTTCGCACTTTTGAGAATAATGCCAATGAAACAGCAGACATCATAGCCTAGTTTACGCTGATCGATGCGGATCTTTGTGCCTTGAATAATCCCAGATTGGCGCATTTTTTCTACACGAACGTGAATTGTCCCAGGGCTTACGCCAAAATTTTTCGCCATTTCAGCGTAAGGGGTACGCGCATCTTTGATCAACACACGCAGGATTTGTTTATCTAAATTATCAATATTGTGCATTTTCTCTTTCCAAAATTAGATTTATTTTAAAATTATAGCCAATTTTTTAATGAAAAACCATTTACAGTGCTATTTTTGTTTATAGGTATTGAATTTCACTCCCACATCATTAAATAATATGCAACGAAAAATCAAAACCAATAATAAACAAGGTTCATAAAATGGAAAAATCATTTATTTTACAACAACAAGAAATTAGCTTTGCTAAAAACACGTTTACCCAAAAACTTTTGGAACATTTAGGTCTTGTAGAAGTTCAAGGCCCTATCCTAAGCCAAGTTGGCAATGGTATTCAAGATAATCTTTCAGGAACAGAGAAAGCAGTTCAAGTAAATGTGAAGCAGATCACAGATGCCACCTTTGAAGTGGTTCATTCTTTAGCCAAATGGAAACGCCACACCCTTGCGCGTTTTGGTTTTGCGGAAGGTGAGGGCCTATTTGTGCATATGAAAGCCTTGCGTCCAGATGAAGATAGCCTCGATCAAACTCACTCTGTGTATGTGGATCAATGGGATTGGGAAAAAGTGATCCCAGCAGGTCGCCGCAACCTAGATTATTTAAAAGAAACTGTGCGTGAAATTTATCAAGCAATCTTAGAAACAGAAGCGGCAGTGAGTGAAAAATTCGGTTTAACTCGTTTCTTACCGCAAGAAATCACTTTCATTCACAGTGAAGATTTAGTGAAACGCTACCCAGGAATGAACGACAAAGAACGTGAAAACGCCATTTGTAAAGAATATGGTGCAGTGTTCTTAATTGGTATCGGTGGCGAACTATCAGACGGTAAACCACACGACAAACGCGCGCCAGACTATGATGACTGGACAACCGTTTCTGAGGGCGAATACAAAGGCTTAAACGGCGATATTTTAGTTTGGAACCCAACCTTAGAACGTGCTTTCGAGCTTTCTTCAATGGGTATCCGTGTTGATGAAACCGCTTTACGCAAACAGCTTGCCATTACAGGTGATGAAGATCGCTTGCAATTTGACTGGCACCAAGATTTAGTAAACGGTCGCTTACCCCTTTCTATCGGCGGTGGTATCGGTCAATCACGTTTAGCGATGTTATTGTTGCACAAAAAACACATTGGTGAAGTGCAATCGAGTGTATGGCCAAAATCTGTAATGGAAGAGTTTGCCAACATTCTTTAATCCATTAAGACAATAAAATAAGAGCGGTGAAAAATCTTGAAATTTTCCACCGCTCTTTTTATTTATAACATCAATGTATTACAGAATAAAACGACTTAAATCTTCGTTTTCTACCACTTCGCCGAGGGCATCTGCAACGTAAGCGCCGTCAATGGTAACTTGTTCGCCGTTCATATCGCTAGCGTTAAAGGAAATTTTATCCATTAAACGCTCCATTACCGTATGCAAGCGGCGCGCGCCGATGTTTTCGGTTTTCTCATTAACACGAAAAGCGGCTTCAGCGATTTTCTTGATCGCATCTTGAGTGAAAGTGATATTCACGCCTTCTGTTGCCATTAAAGCTTTATACTGCTCGGTTAAAGATGCATTTGGTTCAGTTAAAATTCGCTCAAAATCTTCCGCACTTAGGGCAGAAAGTTCCACACGAATTGGCAAACGACCTTGCAATTCAGGGATTAAATCGGAAGGGCGAGCCACTTGGAATGCACCAGAGGCGATAAATAAAATATGATCAGTTTTCACCATTCCGTGTTTTGTGCTAACCGTTGAACCTTCCACTAATGGCAGTAAATCACGCTGTACGCCCTCACGCGAAACATCTGCGCCACTGTATTCGCCTTTTTTACAGATTTTGTCAATCTCATCAATAAAGACAATGCCGTTTTGCTCTACTGCATCAATAGCTTTTTGTTTAAGTTCTTCAGGATTAATTAATTTCGCTGCTTCATCATCAACTAAGGCTTTGAACGCATCTTTAATTTTCATTTTTCGGGTTTTGGTTTTGCCACTAGAAAGATTTTGGAACATTGACTGCAACTGGCTCGTCATTTCTTCCATTCCCGGTGGTGCCATAATTTCCACTCCCATTGATGGGGCGGCTACATCAATATCAATTTCACGATCGTCAAGTTGTCCTTCACGCAATTTTTTGCGGAACACTTGACGAGTGCTGCTATTGGTATCGTGATTTTCCACTTCACCCCATTGATTTTTAGCTGGGGGTAATAAGGCATCTAAAATGCGATCTTCTGCCGCTTCTTCTGCACGGAAACGATTTTTTTCGATTTCTGTTTGACGCACGAGTTTCATCGCACTGTCAGTCAGATCACGGATAATGGAATCCACTTCTTTCCCTACATAACCCACTTCGGTAAATTTGGTGGCTTCCACTTTGATGAAAGGCGCATTGGCTAATTTCGCTAAACGGCGCGCAATTTCTGTTTTACCCACCCCAGTCGGCCCGATCATTAAGATGTTTTTAGGGGTAACTTCGTGGCGTAATGGCTCTTGTAATTGCATTCTACGCCAGCGGTTACGCAGGGCGATAGCCACTGCTCTTTTTGCATCGGCCTGACCGATAATATGTTGATCTAATTCAGAAACAATTTCACGAGGTGTCATTTCAGACATAATGTAATCCTTTTTTCTAAACCATTTATTCAAAATAAATGGGATTAATGTGATGTTAATTTTAACACGATAACACCACCTACAATCATCATTGCCCCTAATGCTCGCCAAAATGTGAGTGCATCATCATAAAACAGCACGCCAACAATAAAAGCACCAGCAGCACCAATTCCTGTCCATACAGCATAGGCGGTTCCCATTGGTATGGTTCGCTGTGCAAGGTAAAGCAATGTGCCACTGCCGATCATAAAAATAATCGCAAGCAGTGATCCCAACAATGCTTTGTTAGGCTGGGTGGCAATTTTCAAGCCAATTGGCCAGCCAATTTCAAGCAAACCTGCACAAACTAAATAAATCCACGCCATTTCAAATCTACACGTTATGGCAATTCTTCAATGGTGAAATTTGTGTTGGTATAAACGCAAATATCCCCTGCAATTTTGAGCGATTTTTCTACGATTTCACGAGCTGAAAGATCGGTATTTTGCACTAACGCGCGTGCTGCAGACATTGCATAGTTACCGCCCGAACCAATGGCCAAAATTTGATCTTCTTCAGGCTGTACCACATCACCAATTCCGGTGATGATCAGGCTTTCTTTCTCGTCTGCCACAATCAACATCGCTTCAAGTTTACGCAACGCACGATCGGTACGCCAATCTTTAGCTAATTCCACCGCACTTTTAAGCAAATGCCCTTGGTGCATTTCCAGCTTACGTTCAAATAATTCAAACAGGGTGAATGCATCTGCGGTGCCGCCAGCAAAACCTGCCAACACTTTATTGTGATATAAGCGGCGCACCTTGCGCGCGTTACCTTTCATTACTGTGTTGCCAAGGGAAACCTGACCGTCTCCGCCCACAACCACCTTGCCATTACGGCGTACACTTACGATCGTTGTCATAGAAGTTCCTTTTATTTTGGATAAAAATTTATCAGAGATATGGGGATAAAAAAGACAATTTCAAGTAGAAATAAGCAGATTATTTTTTGATAACCAAATTGCGCCGATCATTTAGAGTAGAAACAGAGGAAAAAATCGCCTTTAATGGCTTGATTTCACTCCAAATTAGACAAAAAAGATGCCTGCAAGAAAAGCGATAAACACGCCCATTCCTACATAATTATTATTTAAAAAGGCTTTGAAACAGTCCTCACGGCGGCGATGGCGAGTGAGTTTACATTGATAAACGAAAAGCAATGCCGTAAGCGCAAGTAAAATAAAATAACTATAATGCAAATGGGATTGGTAGCCGATAAGAATGAGCAATCCTAAAGCAATAAATTGCAATAAGGCGATGATTTTATTGTCATATTGGGCAAACAAAATGGCGGTGGATTTTACCCCGATGCGCAAATCATCATCACGATCCACCATTGCATATTGCGTGTCATAAGCCACCGTCCAGGCTAAATTCGCCACAAACAGCAGCCAACATTCTAAAGGCAGTTGTGCGATCAACGCTCCATAGGCCATTGGGATAGACCAACCAAAGGCCGCGCCTAAGAAAAATTGCGGAAGATGGGTATAGCGTTTCATAAAGGGATAAATAAAGGCTAACAGCACCGCAATAAAAGACAAGCCAATGGCGTAATAATTCAGAAATAGCACAAGAATAAAGGCGCAGAATATCAGCCCGGCAAAAAGTAATTTGGCTTCTTTTTCGCTGACTTTTCCCGTTGCTAAAGGACGCTGTGAAGTGCGTTTGACTTTGCCGTCAATGTGGCGATCCGCATAATCATTAATCACGCAACCTGCAGCGCGCATAATGATCACGCCAAGCACAAACACTATTAGCACCGAAATAGGCGGAAAATTTTTCTCTGCCAAAAACAATGCCCAAAGCGTTGGCCACAATAACAATAATGTGCCAATGGGTTTGTCAAAACGCATTAATTGCGCGTAAGCAGTGAGTTTTTCCGAAAGTTGAGGCATAGTCCTAAATCAGCTAAATCAAAAGTGCGGTTATTTTACTTGAAAAAATCGCAAAGGTCTTGAACAAATTGATCTATGTCAATAAGATAGCGCATTATTTCACACATAAATAAAAATAAGGAAAAAAATGACCGCACTTAAAGAAATCACGCCACAGCAGGCTTGGCAAATGATGAACGAAGAAAATGCCACGCTGGTGGACATTCGCGATTTCCCCCGTTTTACCCATAGCCACCCAAAGGGCGCGTTTCACTTAACCAATCAAAGCTATGGCGAATTTCAGCAAAAAGTGGATTATGACGATCCCATTATCGTGAGCTGTTATCACGGTATCAGCAGCCGCAACGTAGGCGCATTTCTTATCGAGCAAGGCTACGATAATGTGTATAGTATGCAAGGCGGTTTTATGGGCTGGGAACAAGCAAACTTACCGCTCGAAGGCGAAGCGGTGCAAGAGGAAAATGCCGCTTAATCCTGCGCTGATCCGCTATCATCTGGTGAATGTTAGGTTAAATCCCATCATCTTCTGCGCGCGCTGTTCTTTTTGCTTTTTGTTGTGCTGAAAGCGTGGTGATGCCTTGATTGGCACTGGTTAGAGCTTGTGTGACTAACTCAAAAAACTCAAGCTCATCTTTCGCCATTATAGTTTCAATCAGCATTTGTAAATTCGTGCCAACAATCACCTCTGCGCGCTCAAACTGTTGTGCAATCATCGCACATTGGCGAAATGGCGTGCCACCTAAAATATCGCAGCAAAAAAGCACCGCACTTTCCTGTTCCGTCTTGAGATATTGTTCGATATTTTGGCGTAATTGTTCTGGCGTGGTTTGCTTGTCATCAAAATCAAAAAAGGCCACCTTTGGATATTGCCCAATAATTTGCTCCAGCGCACTTTGTAGCCCTGTGGCGAAATGTCCGTGTCCGCTCACGATCAAGGTTGTCATCTTTTTCTCCTTATTGATCCAAAATAGATAAAAAATGCCGAGCAAACACTCGGCATTCATCATAATGATAGTTATAGGATACCCGCAAAACGTCCGCCGATACCAATCATTACGGTGAGAATGATTAAGCGTAACGGCGACCAGTTGCGTTTCACTAAATAGTACATCAATAAGGTGTACACCAATGGTAAAAAGGCTGGCATTAGCTTGTCTAACACATCAGCTTGCACTTTCACCACGGCATCACCAGCGGTGATTTCTGCGGTGGTTTGGAAACGAATGTAAGTGGCAACTAATGCGCCAATCACAGTCATACCGATCATTGATGCGGCGTGTGACACTTTTTTCGTGTTAGCCTTAATGGTTGGAATAGCTGCTACTCCCATCTTGTAGGCATAATGGGCTAAACCAAAACGTAAACCAAAATGCACGATATTGAATACTACAAAGAAGAAAATCGCACCCAAGATCGAACCTTGTAACGCCAAACTTGCGCCAATACCGCCACAGATTGGCAATAAGGTGAACCAGAATAAGGCATCACCAATGCCGCCTAATGGCGCACCCACGGCGATTTTTGTACTTTGAATGGCGTTCACTTCTTGTTTGGAGCGCTCCATTGCCAGCACAATACCCATTACGAATGTAACAAGGAACGGGTGGGTATTGAAGAAGCCCAAATGCCCTTTCATTGCCTTGCTTAAATCCGCTTTGTTGGTGTGAATTTTTTTCAATGCGGGGCTAATTCCATATAACCAACCTGCCGCTTGCATACGCTCATAGTTAAAAGAAGCTTGTAGTAATAAAGAACGCCACGCCATCGTATTAATATCAGATTTAGTGAGTTCTGTCCCCATTGTTTGATCTTCGTACACATTGTCATTTTGTACGCTTTGACGTGCTTTAGATTCCATCTTGAAACTCCTCTTTTTGCGTTGCTTTTGTTTCAGTATTGCCTTTACGCATATAATCAATCAATGCCATTGCCACTGCCGCAGCAGCAATTGCTAACACTGGCAGATTAAGCCAAGCAGCACCCACAAAACCTAGGATAAAGTAAGGGATATAGGCATTTTTCATCATAATTTTCATTAATACCGCAAACCCGATAGCAGGCATAATGCCCCCTGCCACGCCTAAGCCGTCAATCACTTCTTTTGGCAACATTGCAATGATTTTACCGGCATATTCCGCACCAAAGTAAGTTGGCAAGAACGCACAGAAGAAATAGAACGTCCCTAGCACTAACAAACCAAGATAGTTCACATAATCAATGCCTTTGAGATTGGCTTCTTCCGCCATTTGATCACAACGGGACATTACCGCTGACATTACGGAGAATAAGAAGGTGATCCCCATTTGCACTGCAATGGCAAACGGCACGGCAACCCCAACGGCCACTTTTGGATCGGTTTTGGTGGTGATAGCAAATGCCGTTCCCACGATTGTGCCAATAATCACATTTGGTGGCTGCGCCCCTGCTAATGGCGCAAGCCCCATCCAGACTAATTCAAGGGTACCGCCAACTAAAATCCCTGTTTGTAAATCCCCTAAAATCGCTCCCACAATAGGCCCTAATACAACTGGTCTATGAAAATGTGTTAAACCATTATAGAGGTCAAGACCTGCAAAGAATGCAAGTACACCCAATAAGAGTGCCTGTAAAAGTCCAATTTCCATAGTTTCCTCGCTTCTTTCTTACAATAATTTAAACAAATCTATTGCATCTTCGGTTGGCACACCTTGAATAAAGCACTGCACACCAAGCTGGCGTAGCTGTTCAAATGCCGCTCTGTCTTTATCATTTACGGATACGGTTTTATGGATCTGTGTTTTGCCCTCCTCATAATGCATATTGCCTACGTTAATTTTGTCAATTGGCACGCCACCTTGCACTAAGGTTAAAAAATCACTCGGTGTTTTGCACACAAGCAAGATTTTTTGTCGATCCGCCGCACGGTGGATATTATCAATCACTTTTTGCAAAGGCCAAAAACGCACATCAATGCCCTCTGCAAGCACCATTTCCATCAAATTTTGTTGCATTGGATCTTCTGCCACTTCATCATTGGCAACCAGCACTAAATTCGCCCCAGCAAAGCCAACCCATTGCACGCCCACTTGACCGTGGATCAAACGTTCATCAATGCGATTTAATACAATATTTGGCATACCTATCTCCCTTTAGTCAATTATTTGATTCTTTTTTACGCCTAAATCAGAGAGAAAGCAAAATACAAAGTCAGGAAGTGTGATGTAGATCTAAAAATATCTTTAGTATGCTACAAAAAGGAGATTTGTTAGAACGATATCTAGCAACCGCACTAACAGAATTAAGACGGTAGATTTTTGATTTAAAACTCAGCAGTAAAGGAGTATTTTTGAAAAAAACCTCACGATATTAGTGAGGTTTTTATACGTATTTATTTCTCTTCAAACCAAACTCGCTCGGCGGTTACATCAATAATATTGTCGTCTTTTCCGCGTGCAAGTAGGGTGGCGAATACGAAGCCTAAGGAGCTGATACAAAAGGCGAATAGGGTGAATAAGACAAGGCTTCCCATTACGGCAAAGTCAATGGCGGCTAATAAGAAGTTTTGTAAAAAGGTGATGAAATTGTGCAACATAAATTTGTCCTCTTTAAAATGTTAGGGGTTAAAAGCTCGCGGGCTGGTTTTCATTTCATACGCGGTTCGCCTTGTTATACTTTTTGTACGTTTTCGGCTTAATGCGGTTGAACGTGAAATGCCTTTCGCGATACGTTTTTCATTGCCCTCATCATACAAAAGAAAAATTAGCACAAAATTAGTATATCGCTAAACTTCTTTCACTTTTTTACAGTGTTACTTCGCTAAGCTCACTCGTACCCATAGCCCCGTTGGGAAGTGTCGGCTGTCGCGTAGCTCAATTTTTCCGCCGTAGTTTTGGACGATTTGCTGGGCGATGGCAAGCCCTAATCCTGATCCCATTTGGTCTGAGCCAAGTATGCGATAGAACGGGTCGAACACGCGTTGGCGTTCCGCTGTAGGAATGCCGTTGCCGTTGTCTTCCACGTTCAAAATTAAATGCTCTGCCCTGTCTTCCGCCCAAAGGTCAATGCGGCTGCCCGTTGGCGTGTAGCGAATGGCGTTATCTACAAGGTTTTTGATTAAAAGATAAAGTTCCGTTTCGTTGCCTTGAAAGAAAATTGGTTGAGGCGATTCCACGCCTAAATCTTGTTGCTTTTGTTCGGCGAGGGGGTATAAATCGGCGATCACTTGGCTAAATACCGATTGAATGGCACATAAAGTGCTGTGCGTTTTTTCGCCGTTTTGTATTCTAGCTAAGGAAAGTAATTGCTCCAAAAGATGGCGACTGCGTTGAATGCTTTGATTGAGCTGTGCCACTTGCTGAGCGGTTTCCGTCGGTAACGGGTGCTGGGCGAGGCGTTCCGCCTGTAAGGAAATCACGGTCATTGGGCTACGCAATTCGTGCGAGGCATCGGCGATAAAGCGTTTTTGCTGTTGAATGAAGCGATCCGTGCGTGCTAAAAATTGGTTGATCGCCAATACGAAGCCCGTAATTTCATTGGGCAAATGGTTTGTCGGCAAGGGGGTGAGATCTTGCTGAGAACGTTGTAGCACTTTTTGCGAAAGCCGTTCGATGGGTTTCATTGTTTGGCGTGTGATCACATAAATCAGCACGGCGATAAGGGGCAAAATCAGCATAAAGGGAAGAAAATTCGCCAGTGCGGCGTGAACGGCTAAATCTTCGCGGTATTCATTTTCTTGTAGCACCACGATAACGCCTTGCGGCACGGTGCGAAGATAGCCGCGATACAACTCGCCTGCGTTTTTTAGATCATAATGAAAGGAATTTTTTTTGTTATTCAATACTGCATAATGCCCTTTTTTTCGTGCGAAGGTATAAAAATCATTTTGTGGATTTTCGGGCAATTTGAGCTGATCCGTAGGTTTATCCTTTGCAATAAAGTAAACCGCGATG comes from the Avibacterium avium genome and includes:
- the ubiA gene encoding 4-hydroxybenzoate octaprenyltransferase, with amino-acid sequence MPQLSEKLTAYAQLMRFDKPIGTLLLLWPTLWALFLAEKNFPPISVLIVFVLGVIIMRAAGCVINDYADRHIDGKVKRTSQRPLATGKVSEKEAKLLFAGLIFCAFILVLFLNYYAIGLSFIAVLLAFIYPFMKRYTHLPQFFLGAAFGWSIPMAYGALIAQLPLECWLLFVANLAWTVAYDTQYAMVDRDDDLRIGVKSTAILFAQYDNKIIALLQFIALGLLILIGYQSHLHYSYFILLALTALLFVYQCKLTRHRRREDCFKAFLNNNYVGMGVFIAFLAGIFFV
- the hslV gene encoding ATP-dependent protease subunit HslV: MTTIVSVRRNGKVVVGGDGQVSLGNTVMKGNARKVRRLYHNKVLAGFAGGTADAFTLFELFERKLEMHQGHLLKSAVELAKDWRTDRALRKLEAMLIVADEKESLIITGIGDVVQPEEDQILAIGSGGNYAMSAARALVQNTDLSAREIVEKSLKIAGDICVYTNTNFTIEELP
- a CDS encoding DMT family transporter, with the translated sequence MAWIYLVCAGLLEIGWPIGLKIATQPNKALLGSLLAIIFMIGSGTLLYLAQRTIPMGTAYAVWTGIGAAGAFIVGVLFYDDALTFWRALGAMMIVGGVIVLKLTSH
- the agaE gene encoding PTS N-acetylgalactosamine transporter subunit IID; the encoded protein is MESKARQSVQNDNVYEDQTMGTELTKSDINTMAWRSLLLQASFNYERMQAAGWLYGISPALKKIHTNKADLSKAMKGHLGFFNTHPFLVTFVMGIVLAMERSKQEVNAIQSTKIAVGAPLGGIGDALFWFTLLPICGGIGASLALQGSILGAIFFFVVFNIVHFGLRFGLAHYAYKMGVAAIPTIKANTKKVSHAASMIGMTVIGALVATYIRFQTTAEITAGDAVVKVQADVLDKLMPAFLPLVYTLLMYYLVKRNWSPLRLIILTVMIGIGGRFAGIL
- the asnA gene encoding aspartate--ammonia ligase, which produces MEKSFILQQQEISFAKNTFTQKLLEHLGLVEVQGPILSQVGNGIQDNLSGTEKAVQVNVKQITDATFEVVHSLAKWKRHTLARFGFAEGEGLFVHMKALRPDEDSLDQTHSVYVDQWDWEKVIPAGRRNLDYLKETVREIYQAILETEAAVSEKFGLTRFLPQEITFIHSEDLVKRYPGMNDKERENAICKEYGAVFLIGIGGELSDGKPHDKRAPDYDDWTTVSEGEYKGLNGDILVWNPTLERAFELSSMGIRVDETALRKQLAITGDEDRLQFDWHQDLVNGRLPLSIGGGIGQSRLAMLLLHKKHIGEVQSSVWPKSVMEEFANIL
- the hslU gene encoding HslU--HslV peptidase ATPase subunit — translated: MSEMTPREIVSELDQHIIGQADAKRAVAIALRNRWRRMQLQEPLRHEVTPKNILMIGPTGVGKTEIARRLAKLANAPFIKVEATKFTEVGYVGKEVDSIIRDLTDSAMKLVRQTEIEKNRFRAEEAAEDRILDALLPPAKNQWGEVENHDTNSSTRQVFRKKLREGQLDDREIDIDVAAPSMGVEIMAPPGMEEMTSQLQSMFQNLSSGKTKTRKMKIKDAFKALVDDEAAKLINPEELKQKAIDAVEQNGIVFIDEIDKICKKGEYSGADVSREGVQRDLLPLVEGSTVSTKHGMVKTDHILFIASGAFQVARPSDLIPELQGRLPIRVELSALSAEDFERILTEPNASLTEQYKALMATEGVNITFTQDAIKKIAEAAFRVNEKTENIGARRLHTVMERLMDKISFNASDMNGEQVTIDGAYVADALGEVVENEDLSRFIL
- the agaF gene encoding PTS galactosamine/N-acetylgalactosamine transporter subunit IIA codes for the protein MTTLIVSGHGHFATGLQSALEQIIGQYPKVAFFDFDDKQTTPEQLRQNIEQYLKTEQESAVLFCCDILGGTPFRQCAMIAQQFERAEVIVGTNLQMLIETIMAKDELEFFELVTQALTSANQGITTLSAQQKAKRTARAEDDGI
- the glpE gene encoding thiosulfate sulfurtransferase GlpE, with the translated sequence MTALKEITPQQAWQMMNEENATLVDIRDFPRFTHSHPKGAFHLTNQSYGEFQQKVDYDDPIIVSCYHGISSRNVGAFLIEQGYDNVYSMQGGFMGWEQANLPLEGEAVQEENAA
- the asnC gene encoding transcriptional regulator AsnC produces the protein MHNIDNLDKQILRVLIKDARTPYAEMAKNFGVSPGTIHVRVEKMRQSGIIQGTKIRIDQRKLGYDVCCFIGIILKSAKDYDKVIAKLEKFEEVVEAYYTTGNYSIFIKVMTHTIAELHSVLATKIQLIDEIQSTETLISMQNPILRDITP
- the agaW gene encoding PTS N-acetylgalactosamine transporter subunit IIC encodes the protein MEIGLLQALLLGVLAFFAGLDLYNGLTHFHRPVVLGPIVGAILGDLQTGILVGGTLELVWMGLAPLAGAQPPNVIIGTIVGTAFAITTKTDPKVAVGVAVPFAIAVQMGITFLFSVMSAVMSRCDQMAEEANLKGIDYVNYLGLLVLGTFYFFCAFLPTYFGAEYAGKIIAMLPKEVIDGLGVAGGIMPAIGFAVLMKIMMKNAYIPYFILGFVGAAWLNLPVLAIAAAAVAMALIDYMRKGNTETKATQKEEFQDGI
- the udp gene encoding uridine phosphorylase, encoding MSDVFHLGLTKAMLEGAELAIVPGAPERVERIASLLDSPKFLAATREFTSWLGYLNGKAVVVCSTGIGGPSVSIAVEELAQLGVRTFLRIGTTGAIQPHINVGDILITTGAVRLDGASRHFAPLEYPAVADFTCTSMLHKAALENDKAKVHIGITASSDTFYPGQERYDTYTGKIYRHYQGSLKQWQELNVMNYEMESATLFTMCSALGLRAGMVAGAIVNRTQQEIPNEETIHQTEQNAIDIVVKAASYLVE
- the hmpA gene encoding NO-inducible flavohemoprotein; amino-acid sequence: MSLTANQIELVKATVPVLRENGVALTSYFYNRMLTNHPELKQVFNLGHQRSGAQARSLANAVLAYAENIENPAVLLPAVELMAHKHVSLDIQAPDYAIVGNNLLHSISEVLQISMDDPLIEAWTAAYNQLADILISTEKAIYDEHQQTKGSWLGWRKFKIAKKVEESSEITSFYLQPVDGGDLPTYKAGQYISVRVFVPELGLKQPRQYTLSDNPKSDYLRISVKREDPKGELAGGWVSTTLHGLNEGDEIEATAPTGNFFLIDSQKPNVFISGGVGLTPMIAMLNQLVEQNVPSPVSFIHACRNADVHAMKAHVDGVKAQYPNVSTFTVYEVEDAQADATGRLDLSQIPTALLPKDADYYLCGPMAFMQAQYKSLVDLGVPAERIHLEAFDTGGIKLS